The sequence below is a genomic window from Candidatus Dormiibacterota bacterium.
TTGATGTGCTCCAGGTACTCCTCGTAGAGCGGCAGCGGCCACATCGGCTCGCCGGCCCTGGAGGCGGCGGCCAGGATGTCGTCGACCATGCCCCGATCGTTCCCGAGGACCCCGGCCGCCATCGGACCGAGCGCCACGACGCAGGCCCCCGTCAGGGTGGCCAGGTCGATCGCCTCCTCGAGGTCGGGCAGGGTCGATGCGTACGACAGGGCGTCGGCAAGGACCAGCCGTCCCTCGGCGTCTGTGTTGCGCACCTCGACCGTCTTGCCGTTCATGATCTTGAGGATGTCGCCCGGCCGGAGGGCGCCTCCCCCCGGCATGTTCTCCGCCATCCCCATGAGGCCGATCACCTCGGTCCGCGGCGCCAGCTCGGGCAGGATCTTGAGCGTCGCGAGCACCGTCGCGGAGCCGGCCATGTCGCACTTCATCGTTTCCATCCCTTCCGAGGTCTTGAGGGACAGCCCGCCCGAATCGAACGTCAGGCCCTTGCCGATGAGGGCGATCTTGCGGACCGCCCTCTCTTCCGGTTTGTACTCGAGCTGGATCAGGCGCGGCGCCCTCTTCGAGCCCTGCCCGACGCCGAGGATCCCTCCCATCCCCAGGCGGCGCATCTCCTCCGGTTCGAAGACCTTGATGCCGATCTTCGACTCGTCGGCCACCTGTCTGGCGATCTCCGCCATTTTTTCGGGGAACAGCTCGCCGGCCGGCTCGTTCACCAGATCGCGGGCGAAGTTGGTGGCGCTCGACGTCGTCTCGCCGAACGAGATCCCGTCGGACACCTCCCGGAGCGGCCCGTCCCCCGCGGCCACCTGCACCTCGCGCAGGTATTTGTGCCCGGTGCGCGCCTCGGACCGGTACCGATCGAACCGGTAGGTCCCCAGCAGGATCCCTTCGCACAGGGCCACCGCCGCCTCGCGCGCCGGGAACGGCGAGGCGCCGGCCTGCAAAAGGGGAAGCGCGACGCTCGCGGCGCCCAGCCGGTCGCACTCCAGGAACGCGTCCCCGAGGTAGCGCCGGTAGCGCAGCAGGGTCAGATCGTCCTTCGCCCCGAGGCCGAGCAGGACGTATCTCCTGCACCTCAGTCCATCTCCCGGTGGGGCGTGCCAGAGGAGGTGGCGGCCGGCCGCGCCTTCGAAGTGATCCTCCTTGGCGACTTCCAGGAGACGCTGCGCCAGGGAGCGATCGACCGGGCCCGGGAGAACCGCGTCCCCCTTGAACTTGTAGACGATGCCGATGTCGGCGGTGAGGCCCGCGAGATCGCCCTTCCTGGATTCGATGCGCGGCGGGCCGCTCACGCCCGTCCCTTCACGAAGGCCCGGACACGCGGGACCAGCGCCTGGGCGGAGAGACCCACTTCGTCGAGGAGCTGGGGCATCGAACCGTGCATGACGAACCGATCGGGCAGGCCGACGTGGTGCAGCGCCCCCGGGGTCACGCCCGACTCGTGGAGCTGCTCGTGCACTCCGTCGCCGAAGCCGCCGCGAAGCGTATTCTCTTCGAGGGTCACCAGGACCGGGTAGCGCGCCGCGACGTCTCTCAGGAGCGCGCCGTCGAGCGGCTTGACGAACCGGCAGTTCACGACCGCGACGTCGAGATCCTCCTCCAAAAGCTTCTGCCGCACGGTCTCGGCCGTCTCCACCATCGAGCCGACCGCCAGGAGACAGGCGTCGCGACCTTCGTGCAGCACCTCCCAGGTCCCGATCGGGATGGTCCTGAAGGGACGCTCGGGCGTAAACCGGCGGCTGGGGCGCTTGGGGTAGCGGATGGCGAACGGGTACACCTCCTGGTCGACAGCCGTCTTCAGGAGATCGCACAGCTCGTCGCCGTCCTTGGGAGCGGCGATCACGAAGTTCGGCACGGCGCGCAGGTAGGTCAGGTCGAACACGCCGTGGTGCGTCGGGCCGTCGGCCCCGACCAGGCCGGCGCGATCCAGGCAGAACGTGACCGGGAGGGACTGCACCCCGACGTCGTGGATGATCTGGTCGTAGGCGCGCTGCAGGAAGGTGGAGTAGATCGCCGCGACCGGCCGCATCCCCGAGATCGCCAGACCCGCGGCGAAGGTCACGCCGTACGCCTCCGCGATGCCGACGTCGAAGAAGCGCGACGGGTGCTTCTCTCCGAATTTCACCAGACCGGTGCCGTCGGCCATCGCCGCCGTGATCGCGACGACCCTGTCGTTGTCCGTGGCCAGCCGCGACATCGCCTCGCCGAACACCTTGCCGTAATCGGGGGCGGCCGCCTTGCCCGAGGCGGCCAGCGTCCCGGATGCCGGATCGAAGGCGGTGACGCCGTGGTAGACGCACGAGTTGGCCTCGGCGTAAGGCAGCCCCTTGCCTTTCTTCGTGATGACGTGCAGGAGACGCGGCCCCTTGACCGCCTTCAGGTTCGTCAGCACCGAGATCAACTCTTGAAGATTGTGCCCGTCCATCGGCCCGTAATACTGGAACCCCAGCGCCTGGAACAATCCTCCGGGCACCACCACTTCCTTGAGCGATCGCTCCATGCGCTTCGCCAGCTCACCGGCGGGGACGCCGAGCGGCACTTTCTTGAGGATGTCGCGCACTTCCTCTTTGAGCCGGTTGTAGTACTTGCTCGAGGTGATGCTCGTCAGGTAGGTGGAGATCGCCCCGACGTTCGGCGAGATCGACATCTCGTTGTCGTTCAGGATCACGAGGATGTCCCGCTTCGAGTGTCCGGCGTTGTTGAGCCCCTCGTAGGCCAGACCTCCCGTCATGGCGCCGTCCCCGGTCACCGTGACGACGTGGTGATCCTCGCCGGCGCTGTCGCGTGCCACGACCATTCCCATGGCCGCCGCGATCGACGTGCTGGCGTGCGCCACGCCGAACGCGTCGTACGGCGACTCGGTCGGGCTGACGAAGCCGGACAGCCCCTTGTACTGCCTGATGGTCGGAAGCCTGTCCCGACGGCCGGTGAGGACCTTGTGACCGTACGCCTGATGACCGACGTCCCAGACTATCTTGTCGCGCGGGGCCTCGAAACAG
It includes:
- a CDS encoding leucyl aminopeptidase; its protein translation is MSGPPRIESRKGDLAGLTADIGIVYKFKGDAVLPGPVDRSLAQRLLEVAKEDHFEGAAGRHLLWHAPPGDGLRCRRYVLLGLGAKDDLTLLRYRRYLGDAFLECDRLGAASVALPLLQAGASPFPAREAAVALCEGILLGTYRFDRYRSEARTGHKYLREVQVAAGDGPLREVSDGISFGETTSSATNFARDLVNEPAGELFPEKMAEIARQVADESKIGIKVFEPEEMRRLGMGGILGVGQGSKRAPRLIQLEYKPEERAVRKIALIGKGLTFDSGGLSLKTSEGMETMKCDMAGSATVLATLKILPELAPRTEVIGLMGMAENMPGGGALRPGDILKIMNGKTVEVRNTDAEGRLVLADALSYASTLPDLEEAIDLATLTGACVVALGPMAAGVLGNDRGMVDDILAAASRAGEPMWPLPLYEEYLEHIKSDIADIKNTGIRWGGAITAGLFLSQFVRRGLRWAHLDIAGPAFGDKEYSYMKKGGSGVGVRTLTRYLLGLAD
- the dxs gene encoding 1-deoxy-D-xylulose-5-phosphate synthase, which translates into the protein MSEALTDKMSVPAVRGVQKEEARSGAILPFVNSPADLKKLSLPELERLAAELREYVVEVVSKTGGHLAPSLGAIELTIALHYCFEAPRDKIVWDVGHQAYGHKVLTGRRDRLPTIRQYKGLSGFVSPTESPYDAFGVAHASTSIAAAMGMVVARDSAGEDHHVVTVTGDGAMTGGLAYEGLNNAGHSKRDILVILNDNEMSISPNVGAISTYLTSITSSKYYNRLKEEVRDILKKVPLGVPAGELAKRMERSLKEVVVPGGLFQALGFQYYGPMDGHNLQELISVLTNLKAVKGPRLLHVITKKGKGLPYAEANSCVYHGVTAFDPASGTLAASGKAAAPDYGKVFGEAMSRLATDNDRVVAITAAMADGTGLVKFGEKHPSRFFDVGIAEAYGVTFAAGLAISGMRPVAAIYSTFLQRAYDQIIHDVGVQSLPVTFCLDRAGLVGADGPTHHGVFDLTYLRAVPNFVIAAPKDGDELCDLLKTAVDQEVYPFAIRYPKRPSRRFTPERPFRTIPIGTWEVLHEGRDACLLAVGSMVETAETVRQKLLEEDLDVAVVNCRFVKPLDGALLRDVAARYPVLVTLEENTLRGGFGDGVHEQLHESGVTPGALHHVGLPDRFVMHGSMPQLLDEVGLSAQALVPRVRAFVKGRA